A single region of the Silene latifolia isolate original U9 population chromosome 8, ASM4854445v1, whole genome shotgun sequence genome encodes:
- the LOC141597147 gene encoding uncharacterized protein LOC141597147, protein MATSSNKLRSSFSFPNLFLSCLNFTLFILASASFAPIILIKTPPTSLGWALLISSAISLFTSFLGFYARLAHFCFVTHMSFLLASLASQALCLLALFLKEKSSLSMLASTRDPREAKLLVRLECGILMAMFLLQVVVLVMTCVVHSCWVREYESLEGEREAMAKKRSRKMAEIHEESMINVGKINEGKAKELEEKMKIKYGGQWVKNDVES, encoded by the coding sequence ATGGCAACTTCATCTAACAAACTAAGAAGTTCATTCTCTTTCCCAAATCTCTTCCTATCATGCTTAAATTTCACCCTCTTCATACTTGCCTCGGCCTCGTTCGCACCAATAATCCTAATTAAAACACCCCCAACATCCCTTGGATGGGCACTCTTAATCTCGTCCGCCATCTCCCTATTCACTTCATTTCTCGGGTTTTATGCCCGGCTTGCGCATTTCTGTTTCGTAACCCACATGTCATTCCTCTTAGCCTCCCTCGCTAGCCAGGCTTTGTGCCTGTTAGCATTGTTTCTGAAGGAGAAGTCGAGTTTGTCAATGCTTGCTTCGACACGGGACCCTAGGGAGGCTAAGTTGTTGGTTAGGTTGGAATGTGGGATATTGATGGCTATGTTTTTGTTGCAGGTTGTGGTTTTGGTTATGACTTGTGTTGTGCATAGTTGTTGGGTTAGGGAGTATGAGAGTTTGGAGGGTGAAAGAGAGGCTATGGCTAAGAAAAGGAGTCGAAAAATGGCGGAAATTCATGAGGAGTCTATGATTAATGTGGGTAAAATTAACGAGGGTAAAGCTAAGGAGTTGGAAGAGAAGATGAAGATCAAGTATGGTGGACAATGGGTTAAAAATGATGTTGAAAGTTAG
- the LOC141597149 gene encoding uncharacterized protein LOC141597149, which translates to MMETDTSFTEVDLKPEKFEELREEVEKYFCMLCDKEMVHKIALVLLEGLSTACVDNTTGDIFRSPGTVASDMRKEMLEFLTVRCQSFIAETLILGGRPEEELDDQPSDIISDMIEDFTGHKRNLLTKVSGWMLSELREDRIDDFVQEMELNSFWLLDRRENIARNLLMVVDCKNEYHCQMKFKSEAELEQHRLLCGFRTLLCENEGCTATYSAANAEKHDSICPFKMLPCEQKCSEILIRQEMDKHCITLCPMKPVNCPFFSIGCKATVPKCNIKKHFSDDVRPHLRLALIYLHKGASADNLRSRAERIEQESVDRLLGIQSVRSFMDAVKDLDSKHEPFKVEKNHQLIAEDTVKSPPKNHLAEDTKASTSKDSPDKNTVKPES; encoded by the exons ATGATGGAAACAGATACATCTTTCACAGAGGTTGATCTTAAACCCGAGAAATTTGAAGAATTAAGGGAGGAAGTTGAGAAGTACTTCTGTATGCTATGCGATAAGGAAATGGTCCACAAGATAGCTTTAGTGTTACTTGAAGGTTTATCGACTGCTTGCGTTGATAACACCACTGGGGATATCTTCAGGAGTCCTGGGACAGTGGCTTCTGATATGAGAAAAGAAATGTTGGAGTTTCTCACAGTGAGATGTCAGTCATTTATTGCAGAGACTCTTATCTTAGGGGGCCGTCCTGAGGAGGAACTCGATGATCAGCCTTCTGACATAATTTCTGACATGATTGAAGACTTCACAG GTCATAAGAGGAATCTACTCACCAAGGTTTCTGGATGGATGCTAAGTGAGTTGAGAGAGGATAGAATTGATGATTTCGTGCAAGAAATGGAGCTCAATAGTTTCTGGCTGTTGGACCGTAGGGAAAACATTGCACGTAATCTGCTAATGGTTGTAGATTGTAAGAATGAGTATCACTGTCAGATGAAATTCAAGTCTGAGGCCGAACTAGAACAGCATCGCCTTCTGTGTGGTTTTAGGACTTTATTGTGTGAAAATGAGGGATGCACTGCCACCTACAGTGCAGCTAATGCTGAAAAGCATGATTCCATCTGCCCTTTCAAGATGCTTCCTTGTGAGCAGAAATGCTCCGAGATCCTCATTAGACAGGAAATGGACAAGCATTGTATTACCCTATGTCCTATGAAGCCTGTAAACTGCCCATTTTTCTCAATTGGGTGTAAAGCTACTGTTCCTAAGTGCAATATCAAAAAGCACTTTTCAGATGATGTCCGGCCTCACTTGAGATTAGCTCTGATATATCTTCACAAGGGAGCGTCGGCTGATAATTTGAGATCACGAGCTGAACGAATAGAACAG GAATCTGTTGATCGGCTTCTGGGAATACAAAGTGTGAGGTCTTTCATGGATGCAGTCAAGGATCTCGACTCAAAGCATGAACCATTCAAGGTGGAAAAGAATCATCAGTTGATCGCCGAAGACACAGTGAAATCACCCCCCAAAAACCATTTGGCAGAAGACACGAAAGCATCCACTTCCAAAGATTCTCCAGACAAGAACACAGTAAAACCTGAATCTTGA